In one Anas platyrhynchos isolate ZD024472 breed Pekin duck chromosome 8, IASCAAS_PekinDuck_T2T, whole genome shotgun sequence genomic region, the following are encoded:
- the NMNAT2 gene encoding nicotinamide/nicotinic acid mononucleotide adenylyltransferase 2: MTETTKTHVILLACGSFNPITKGHIQMFERARDYLHKTGRFIVIGGIVSPVHDSYGKMGLVSSRHRLTMCQLAVQSSDWIRVDPWECYQDTWQTTCSVLEHHRDLMKRVTGCILSNVNTPSMTPVIGQPQNESPQPIYQNNNVSNKPTAAKILGKVGESLSRICCVRPPMERFTFVDENANLGTVMRYEEIELRILLLCGSDLLESFCIPGLWNESDMEVIVGEFGIVVVPRDGADPDRIMNHSSILRKYKSNILVVKDDSNHPMSVISSTKSRLALQHGDGHVVDYLCQPVIDYILKSQLYINASG, encoded by the exons AGAGGGCCCGTGACTACCTGCACAAGACTGGGCGGTTCATCGTCATTGGTGGCATCGTCTCACCTGTGCATGACTCCTATGGGAAGATG GGCCTGGTCTCCAGCCGGCACCGCCTGACCATGTGCCAGCTGGCCGTGCAGTCCTCCGACTGGATCCG GGTGGACCCCTGGGAGTGCTACCAGGACACCTGGCAGACcacctgcagcgtgctggagcACCACCGTGACCTGATGAAG AGAGTGACTGGCTGCATCCTCTCCAACGTCAACACCCCCTCCATGACCCCTGTGATCGGACAGCCCCAGAATGAGTCTCCGCAGCCCATCTACCAGAACAACAACGTTTCCAACAAGCCCACCGCAG CAAAGATCCTGGGGAAGGTGGGAGAAAGCCTGAGTCGGATTTGCTGTGTTCGCCCGCCCATGGAGCGCTTCACCTTTGTGG ATGAGAACGCCAACCTGGGGACAGTGATGAGATACGAGGAGATTG AACTCCGCATCCTCCTGCTCTGTGGCAGTGACCTGCTGGAGTCCTTCTGCATCCCTGGCCTCTGGAATGAGTCTGAT ATGGAGGTGATCGTTGGGGAGTTCGGGATTGTGGTGGTCCCCCGGGATGGAGCAGACCCTGATCGGATCATGAACCACTCCTCAATACTCCGCAAGTACAAG AGCAACATCCTGGTGGTGAAGGATGACTCGAACCACCCCATGTCAGTCATCAGCTCCACCAAAAGCAG ACTGGCCCTGCAGCATGGGGATGGACATGTCGTGGATTACCTCTGTCAGCCCGTAATTGACTACATCCTCAAGAGCCAGCTCTACATCAATGCCTCTGGCTAA